A stretch of the Archangium violaceum genome encodes the following:
- a CDS encoding ABC transporter ATP-binding protein, translated as MHGVRLESVRKAYGSQVIIDDIDLQIEDGEFLVLLGPSGCGKSTLLNMIAGLEPVTSGRILIGGRDVTGLEPDERDIAMVFQSYALYPTMSVRKNISFGLKMRGTPKEEMDRKVDDVARLLRIEHLLDRRPANLSGGQQQRVAIGRALVREPSVFLFDEPLSNLDAKLRADMRVELKKLHERVGRTMVYVTHDQIEAMTMATRIVVLDQGRIQQCDRPEVIYEQPANRFVASFVGAPTMNFLDGRLTRSGDCPAIACHDAVIPLPGLDSASELKEGRPIVLGLRPEHVQRAERGGAGTIQAVPLMSEPTGPDMFVRMTLGGNEITARLSTDEKVERNAPLPIRIDGRRVSLFSPDNGRRLIS; from the coding sequence ATGCATGGAGTCAGACTCGAATCCGTCCGCAAGGCATATGGTTCGCAGGTCATCATCGATGACATCGATCTGCAGATCGAGGACGGCGAATTCCTGGTGTTGCTCGGGCCGTCGGGCTGCGGCAAGTCCACGCTGCTCAACATGATCGCGGGCCTCGAGCCGGTGACGAGCGGCCGTATCCTCATTGGCGGCCGAGACGTGACGGGGCTCGAGCCAGACGAGCGCGACATCGCCATGGTGTTCCAGTCCTATGCGCTCTACCCGACCATGTCGGTGCGCAAGAACATCAGCTTCGGCTTGAAGATGCGCGGGACGCCCAAGGAGGAGATGGACCGAAAGGTCGATGACGTGGCACGCCTGCTGCGCATCGAGCACCTCCTGGATCGTCGGCCGGCCAATCTGTCCGGAGGCCAGCAGCAGCGTGTCGCCATCGGCCGCGCGTTGGTACGCGAACCGTCGGTCTTCCTCTTCGACGAGCCGCTCAGCAACCTCGACGCCAAGCTGCGCGCCGACATGCGTGTCGAGCTCAAGAAGCTGCATGAGCGGGTCGGCCGCACCATGGTCTATGTCACGCATGACCAGATCGAGGCGATGACGATGGCCACGCGCATCGTCGTGCTCGACCAGGGCCGCATCCAGCAATGCGACAGGCCGGAGGTCATCTACGAGCAACCCGCCAACCGCTTCGTCGCATCCTTCGTCGGCGCACCGACCATGAACTTCCTCGACGGGCGCCTGACCCGGAGCGGCGATTGCCCGGCGATTGCCTGCCACGACGCGGTCATCCCCCTGCCCGGGCTGGACAGCGCTTCGGAGCTGAAGGAGGGACGCCCCATCGTGTTGGGCCTGCGGCCCGAGCACGTTCAGCGCGCCGAGAGGGGCGGCGCCGGCACGATTCAGGCAGTGCCTCTGATGTCGGAGCCGACGGGCCCCGACATGTTCGTGCGGATGACGCTCGGCGGTAACGAGATCACGGCCCGCCTGTCGACCGACGAGAAGGTCGAACGCAATGCGCCACTCCCCATCCGGATCGATGGCCGGCGGGTCTCTCTTTTCTCGCCGGACAACGGTCGTCGGCTGATCTCGTGA